In Vibrio marisflavi CECT 7928, the following are encoded in one genomic region:
- a CDS encoding chemotaxis protein CheA encodes MSYDLDEDILQDFLVEAGEILELLSEQLVELENNPEDKDLLNAIFRGFHTVKGGAGFLALTELVDTCHGAENVFDILRNGQRSVTAGLMDTMLQALDTVNEQFQAVQEREELTPADPALLEELHRLCKPESEDEAEAEVTEVAEAEEVEETPEPVAEQPEPEPPQQSAPESNVDPNSIDEITQDEFEQLLDELHGQGAAPGKEEAASAPAATPPPSPAAAPDPDSDITDDEFEKLLDELHGSGKGPSADGAEAPPPPPKASAPAAEKPAAADKKSAAPKADDGLMTDDEFEQLLDDLHGSGKGPSLEEQAQAAADAASKPAEAPAKKSKPAAKPKADAKPVAAKAPAKAPAKESAKPPAKADAAPPAAQAKKPQAEATVRVDTSTLDIIMNMVGELVLVRNRLLSLGLNSNDEEMSKAVSNLDVVTADLQGAVMKTRMQPIKKVFGRFPRVVRDLARSLNKEINLEMRGEDTDLDKNLVEALADPLIHLVRNSVDHGIEMPADRVAAGKPRGGKVILSAAQEGDHIELSIVDDGGGMDPDKLRGIAVKRGVMDEDAASRLTDKECFNLIFMPGFSSKEQISDISGRGVGMDVVKTAINTLNGSIDIDSEMGKGTKITIKVPLTLAILPTLMVGVAGNPFALPLASVNEIFHLDLSRTNVVDGQLTIIVREKSIPLFYLQNWLAPQAGLVEARKGHGHVVIVQLGSQRVGFVVDTLIGQEEVVIKPLDNLLQGTPGMAGATITSDGHIALILDVPDLLKQYAAASRV; translated from the coding sequence ATGAGCTACGATTTAGACGAAGACATTCTTCAGGACTTTTTAGTTGAGGCGGGTGAAATTCTTGAGCTGTTATCCGAGCAATTAGTTGAACTAGAAAATAACCCAGAAGACAAAGATCTTCTTAACGCTATCTTCCGTGGATTTCACACCGTTAAAGGTGGTGCAGGGTTTTTGGCTTTAACTGAGCTAGTTGATACTTGCCATGGTGCTGAGAACGTGTTTGATATTCTTCGCAATGGGCAAAGGTCGGTGACGGCTGGTTTGATGGATACCATGCTGCAAGCGCTTGATACTGTTAATGAACAGTTCCAAGCAGTGCAAGAGCGAGAAGAGTTAACACCAGCAGACCCTGCATTGTTAGAAGAGTTACACCGTTTATGTAAACCTGAGTCAGAAGACGAGGCAGAGGCTGAAGTAACAGAAGTTGCTGAAGCTGAAGAAGTAGAAGAAACGCCTGAACCCGTAGCTGAGCAACCCGAGCCAGAACCACCACAGCAAAGTGCACCAGAATCAAATGTCGATCCGAATTCAATTGATGAGATCACGCAAGATGAATTTGAACAATTGCTAGATGAATTACATGGTCAAGGCGCAGCACCAGGAAAAGAAGAAGCAGCTAGTGCTCCTGCTGCTACGCCACCTCCATCACCTGCAGCCGCTCCTGATCCAGATAGTGATATCACAGATGATGAATTTGAGAAGCTTCTTGATGAACTCCATGGCTCAGGAAAAGGGCCTTCAGCTGACGGTGCTGAAGCTCCACCTCCACCACCAAAGGCGAGTGCACCTGCAGCAGAAAAACCAGCAGCTGCAGATAAAAAGTCAGCAGCACCTAAAGCCGATGACGGCTTGATGACAGATGATGAATTTGAGCAATTACTTGATGATTTACATGGTTCAGGAAAAGGCCCTTCTCTAGAAGAACAGGCTCAAGCTGCAGCAGATGCAGCGAGTAAACCAGCTGAAGCACCGGCTAAAAAATCTAAGCCTGCTGCGAAACCGAAAGCAGACGCGAAACCCGTCGCGGCAAAAGCACCCGCGAAGGCGCCAGCAAAAGAAAGTGCGAAACCGCCTGCGAAAGCAGATGCTGCTCCACCTGCAGCTCAAGCTAAAAAGCCACAAGCAGAAGCAACCGTTCGTGTCGATACTTCTACGCTCGATATCATAATGAATATGGTTGGAGAGTTGGTTCTTGTTCGGAACAGATTGCTTAGCCTAGGTCTTAATAGTAACGATGAAGAAATGTCTAAAGCCGTATCGAACTTAGATGTAGTTACCGCTGACCTGCAAGGTGCTGTGATGAAAACTCGCATGCAGCCAATTAAAAAGGTATTTGGTCGCTTCCCTAGGGTTGTCCGAGATCTTGCTAGGAGTTTGAACAAAGAGATTAACTTGGAGATGCGAGGTGAGGATACCGACCTTGATAAAAACCTTGTTGAGGCTCTTGCCGATCCGTTGATTCACTTGGTTAGAAATTCAGTCGACCATGGTATTGAAATGCCTGCAGACCGTGTAGCAGCAGGTAAACCTCGAGGTGGTAAGGTCATCTTATCCGCTGCACAAGAGGGGGATCACATAGAGCTGTCTATCGTTGATGACGGCGGAGGTATGGATCCAGACAAGCTGCGCGGTATTGCCGTGAAACGTGGTGTAATGGATGAAGATGCGGCCTCTAGGTTAACCGACAAAGAGTGCTTTAATTTGATATTCATGCCGGGCTTTTCAAGTAAAGAACAAATATCGGATATATCTGGGCGTGGTGTGGGAATGGACGTAGTGAAAACTGCGATTAACACACTAAATGGTTCAATAGATATTGATTCTGAAATGGGTAAAGGAACCAAAATTACCATCAAGGTTCCTCTGACATTAGCGATTTTACCGACTCTTATGGTTGGAGTTGCCGGGAATCCGTTTGCACTTCCACTTGCCAGTGTGAATGAAATATTCCACCTAGATCTAAGCAGAACCAATGTGGTTGATGGACAACTTACCATCATTGTTAGAGAAAAATCGATACCACTTTTCTACCTACAAAACTGGTTAGCGCCACAAGCTGGACTAGTTGAAGCCAGAAAAGGCCACGGGCATGTTGTGATTGTGCAGCTTGGGAGCCAGCGAGTGGGCTTTGTCGTAGATACGTTAATTGGTCAGGAAGAAGTGGTTATTAAACCTTTAGATAACTTATTGCAAGGTACGCCTGGTATGGCCGGAGCTACCATCACGAGTGATGGGCACATAGCTTTGATTTTAGATGTACCAGATTTACTCAAGCAGTACGCTGCTGCCTCAAGAGTGTAG